A part of Perca fluviatilis chromosome 15, GENO_Pfluv_1.0, whole genome shotgun sequence genomic DNA contains:
- the ddx39ab gene encoding DEAD (Asp-Glu-Ala-Asp) box polypeptide 39Ab yields the protein MAENDVDNELLDYEEDEEPQGAPESAVPAGKKEVKGSYVSIHSSGFRDFLLKPELLRAIIDCGFEHPSEVQHECIPQAILGMDILCQAKSGMGKTAVFVLATLQQIEPVDGQVSVLVMCHTRELAFQISKEYERFSKYMSSVKAAVFFGGMVIRKDEEVLKKNCPHIVVGTPGRILALIRNKTLNLKNVKHFVLDECDKMLEQLDMRRDVQEIFKITPHEKQVMMFSATLSKEIRPVCRKFMQDPMEVFVDDETKLTLHGLQQYYCKLKDSEKNRKLFDLLDVLEFNQVVIFVKSVQRCIALAQLLVEQNFPAIAIHRGMAQEERLSRYQQFKDFQRRILVATNLFGRGMDIERVNIVFNYDMPEDSDTYLHRVARAGRFGTKGLAITFVSDETDAKTLNDVQDRFEVNVAELPDEIDISSYIEQSR from the exons ATGGCAGAGAATGATGTTGATAACGAGCTGCTCGACTATGAAGAAGATGAAGAGCCTCAAGGAGCGCCCGAGAGCGCGGTCCCCGCAGGCAAGAAGGAGGTCAAGGGTTCCTACGTTTCCATCCACAGCTCTGGCTTCAGAGACTTTCTGCTCAAACCGGAGCTGCTCCGCGCAATCATCGATTGCGGTTTTGAGCATCCGTCTGAAG tccAGCATGAATGCATCCCACAGGCTATCCTGGGCATGGACATCCTGTGCCAAGCCAAGTCTGGAATGGGAAAGACGGCGGTGTTTGTGCTGGCCACACTGCAGCAGATTGAACCCGTTGATGGACAG GTGTCTGTGTTGGTCATGTGCCACACGCGAGAGCTGGCCTTCCAGATCAGTAAAGAGTACGAGCGTTTCTCCAAGTACATGTCCTCGGTAAAGGCAGCCGTGTTCTTTGGGGGCATGGTCATCAGGAAGGACGAGGAAGTCCTGAAGAAGAACTGTCCCCATATCGTGGTCGGAACCCCCGGCCGCATCCTCGCTCTCATCCGCAACAAGACGCTCAATCTGAAGAACGTCAAGCACTTCGTCCTGGATGAGTGCGACAAAATGTTGGAGCAGCTAG ACATGAGGCGTGACGTACAGGAGATCTTCAAGATCACACCCCATGAGAAGCAGGTCATGATGTTCAGCGCCACGCTGAGCAAAGAGATCCGACCAGTCTGCCGCAAATTCATGCAGGAT CCCATGGAAGTATTTGTGGACGACGAGACCAAACTGACACTCCACGGCCTGCAGCAGTACTACTGCAAGCTGAAGGACAGCGAGAAGAACCGCAAGCTCTTTGACCTGCTCGACGTGTTGGAGTTCAACCAG GTGGTGATCTTTGTCAAGTCAGTGCAGCGCTGCATTGCTCTGGCCCAGCTTCTGGTGGAACAAAATTTCCCTGCCATTGCCATCCACAGGGGAATGGCTCAGGAGGAGAG GCTGTCTCGCTATCAGCAATTTAAGGACTTCCAAAGGCGGATCCTGGTGGCCACTAACCTCTTTGGCCGAGGGATGGACATTGAGCGGGTCAATATCGTCTTCAACTACGACATGCCAGAAGATTCTGACACCTATTTGCACAGG GTTGCCCGTGCTGGCAGGTTTGGAACCAAAGGCCTGGCTATAACCTTTGTGTCAGACGAGACCGACGCCAAGACTCTGAACGATGTTCAGGACCGTTTTGAAGTCAACGTGGCCGAGCTGCCAGACGAGATCGACATCTCCTCTTACA tcgaGCAGTCCAGATGA
- the si:ch211-106h11.1 gene encoding volume-regulated anion channel subunit LRRC8D, translated as MFSLSELAPLNQHQSRSKLLKPWWEVFMDYLVVLMLMASVLACTEQLSRDRVVCMPLDPLVTANTSTSRAALNPSLKPPTHVQRKISPNLHSTARGRRTHLVYQQYLYISQVCYHEALPLCSRFFPYMAMLQSLVLVASGSFWLHFPHTSARIEHFLAILAKCCESPWTSQVLSHAARQESIQEMEVVEKRPPPQPPLSSTSSSPSVTRTRRTSIDSGTDSPLLKRSFATPPSPCPSTLSCNSNMSSTSLGSQVHFLPTKPSAVVDSPRQVISLDKSDGEQTRALFERVRKFRSHSESSDVIYKVYLAQTIFKLLMVTLILSYSIPLLSSLSFTHTCHPEEQALVGYTTFECIHVLSSLLRKLLVTYLTLLGLYGLLNLYTLSWISHSSLRQYSFHSLKELCSLRDVPDLRNDLAFLLHMLDQYDPLLAQRLSVFLSPVSESRLLEESLERRWGEEKLRAMTSVDAEGCCRLQLVALPRLPPALFTLSQLQVLKLELITDARFTAQVANMTSLRELHLYHCAAAVDPGALGVLQDRLEILHLNFTQASEIPSWVLSLRSLHELHLSGRLNSDGGVGRSWALGSLRQLRHLRVLVIRGMLQRIPGELCEVTGSLVRLEVYNEGTRLLVLTGLKRMVDLTELLLQDCRLERLPSALLALTNLRTLDLQHNNLRTLEELLSLAHLRRLSCLRLAYNRVLALPASVGVLRGLELLDLSNNQLQSLPPALFTLRRLRRLLLAGNLLEVLPAEVKALQLLTELDLSGNRVESLPPQLFSSCLELHILNVARNSLCSLPRGIAALSRLCRLDLRSNSLEELPAELGCCTGLHGGGLLVEDWLFLSLPPQVRDFLSRSCPASGTYPESPSRPESDSFPYFSPTQWSFSSALESQI; from the exons ATGTTTTCCCTGTCGGAGCTGGCGCCTCTGAACCAGCATCAGAGTAGGAGTAAACTGTTAAAGCCCTGGTGGGAGGTCTTCATGGACTACCTGGTGGTCCTGATGCTGATGGCATCTGTCCTGGCTTGTACCGAGCAGCTATCCAGGGACAGAGTGGTGTGCATGCCTTTGGATCCACTTGTTACTGCAAATACCTCAACTAGCAGGGCTGCATTGAATCCATCTTTAAAGCCCCCAACCCATGTTCAACGCAAAATCAGCCCAAATCTTCATTCCACAGCTCGGGGTCGACGCACACATCTGGTCTACCAGCAGTACCTTTACATAAGCCAG GTGTGCTACCATGAGGCTTTGCCTTTGTGCTCCCGGTTCTTCCCCTACATGGCCATGCTGCAGTCTCTAGTGCTGGTAGCCAGCGGCTCCTTCTGGCTCCACTTCCCCCACACCTCCGCCCGCATAGAGCACTTCCTGGCCATCTTGGCAAAGTGCTGCGAGTCACCGTGGACATCTCAGGTCCTGTCTCATGCTGCCCGCCAGGAGAGCATCCAGGAGATGGAGGTGGTGGAGAAAAgaccaccaccccaacctccgCTCTCTTCAACTTCATCTTCACCCTCGGTAACGCGTACAAGACGAACGAGCATTGACTCGGGCACAGACAGCCCGCTCTTGAAGAGGTCCTTTGCCACCCCTCCCTCCCCGTGCCCTTCCACGCTCTCCTGTAACTCCAACATGTCGTCTACGTCCCTCGGGTCCCAGGTGCACTTTCTTCCTACCAAGCCCTCAGCCGTGGTTGACAGTCCCAGGCAGGTAATCAGCCTGGATAAAAGTGATGGGGAGCAGACCAGGGCGCTGTTCGAAAGGGTCAGGAAATTTCGGTCCCACAGCGAAAGCTCAGATGTCATTTATAAG GTCTACTTGGCTCAGACAATATTCAAATTGCTGATGGTGACCCTGATCTTGAGCTACAGCATCCCTCTTCTCAGCTCCCTGTCCTTCACCCACACCTGTCACCCTGAGGAGCAGGCCTTGGTCGGCTACACGACCTTTGAGTGTATCCATGTGCTCTCCTCCCTCCTACGCAAACTGCTGGTGACGTACCTGACCCTACTGGGGCTGTACGGCCTGCTGAACCTTTACACCCTCAGTTGGATTTCACACAG CTCTCTACGGCAGTATTCTTTCCACTCACTGAAGGAGTTGTGCTCCCTGCGAGATGTTCCCGACCTGAGAAACGACCTGGCATTTCTTTTACATATGTTAGACCAGTATGACCCTTTGCTGGCCCAGCGTCTGTCCGTTTTTCTGTCCCCCGTGAGTGAGAGCAGGCTGCTGGAGGAAAGCTTGGAGAGGCGCTGGGGGGAGGAGAAGCTGCGTGCCATGACGAGTGTGGATGCAGAGGGCTGCTGCAGACTGCAGCTGGTGGCCTTGCCTCGCCTCCCTCCGGCCCTCTTCACCCTCAGCCAGCTTCAGGTCCTCAAATTGGAGCTCATCACAGATGCCAGGTTTACTGCACAGGTGGCCAACATGACATCACTCAG GGAGCTCCACCTCTATCACTGCGCAGCAGCGGTGGATCCCGGTGCACTTGGAGTCCTTCAGGATCGTCTGGAGATCCTCCACCTCAACTTCACCCAAGCGTCAGAGATCCCCAGCTGGGTCCTCTCCCTCCGCAGCCTGCATGAGCTCCACCTCTCTGGCCGCCTAAACAGCGACGGCGGCGTGGGCCGCAGCTGGGCGTTGGGCAGCCTCCGCCAACTACGTCACCTCCGGGTGCTGGTGATCCGAGGCATGTTACAGCGGATCCCCGGGGAGCTGTGTGAG GTGACGGGCAGCTTGGTGAGGCTGGAAGTCTACAACGAGGGCACCAGGCTGCTTGTGCTGACCGGCTTGAAGCGGATGGTCGACCTGAccgagctgctgctgcaggactgCCGGCTGGAGCGTTTGCCCTCCGCCCTGCTGGCTCTCACCAACCTGCGGACACTTGACCTGCAGCATAACAACCTGAGGACTCTGGAAGAACTGCTCAGCCTGGCTCACCTGCGACGTCTGTCTTGCCTCAGACTCGCCTATAACCGTGTTCTGGCGTTGCCGGCCAGTGTCGGTGTGCTGCGAGGCTTGGAGCTCCTAGATCTATCCAACAACCAGCTCCAGAGCCTCCCCCCGGCGCTTTTCACTCTGCGCCGCCTACGAAGGCTCCTGCTGGCTGGTAACCTGCTGGAGGTGCTGCCTGCGGAGGTGAAGGCGCTGCAGCTGCTCACAGAGCTGGACCTCAGCGGGAACAGGGTGGAGAGCCTTCCCCCGCAGCTCTTCAGCAGCTGTTTGGAGCTGCACATCCTTAATGTGGCTCGcaactctctctgctcattaCCCAGGGGGATCGCGGCTTTAAGTCGGCTGTGCAGGTTGGACTTGCGCAGCAACAGTCTGGAGGAACTGCCCGCTGAGTTGGGCTGCTGCACAGGGCTGCATGGAGGCGGCCTCCTGGTGGAGGACTGGCTGTTTCTTTCTTTGCCTCCCCAGGTCAGGGACTTCCTGAGCCGTTCTTGCCCCGCCTCTGGTACGTACCCAGAGAGTCCTTCCCGACCAGAGTCTGACAGTTTCCCATACTTCTCTCCTACACAGTGGAGTTTCTCTTCTGCTCTGGAATCACAGATATAA